A window of the Acetobacteraceae bacterium genome harbors these coding sequences:
- a CDS encoding ankyrin repeat domain-containing protein yields the protein MSEPTAKESKLIHPLLGAIMNDRLDGPNGVRELSKNKSLLNKRNPAPNETNYTPLIRAASQGSWQMVEILLKAGADPWAYDEFGHIVARFAFNDQIYPLVKEVPYRENVRKILLKIGYTRHPPVRREVLKLAQEGKWPPEGVRLTAEGVSGDE from the coding sequence ATGTCTGAACCAACTGCGAAAGAAAGCAAACTTATTCACCCTTTACTAGGGGCTATCATGAATGATCGTCTAGATGGGCCGAATGGTGTCAGAGAACTTTCTAAAAATAAAAGTCTTCTAAATAAACGTAATCCTGCTCCTAATGAAACAAATTATACGCCTCTTATTCGCGCAGCGAGTCAAGGGTCTTGGCAGATGGTAGAGATTTTACTCAAAGCCGGCGCCGATCCTTGGGCTTACGATGAGTTTGGACATATAGTTGCCCGTTTCGCCTTTAACGATCAAATATATCCACTTGTAAAAGAAGTGCCTTACCGAGAAAATGTCCGAAAGATTCTGCTCAAAATAGGATATACTCGTCACCCTCCAGTGAGAAGGGAGGTTCTAAAACTTGCTCAAGAGGGTAAATGGCCACCTGAAGGTGTCAGACTGACGGCAGAAGGAGTGTCTGGTGACGAGTAA
- a CDS encoding ankyrin repeat domain-containing protein, translated as MKKFMLLFSSAVVLIFVCLMIYALKEPANMDQEWGGPMFYAVKNGDVKKVQKLAAKKIGLEERDPADNTTPVIRSAGQGDWDMVEILLKAGADPWAQDEMGYTTGSSAFFNRDKYFPGHDQMLHYRNVKKILLKIGYPVNPTPSPKKIRQLVKEGKWPPEGVKLSAEGMDGNQLKMSDFTEAEQKLIEPHPGEVVYGRDAHGNLIYQKGSYDGKN; from the coding sequence ATGAAAAAATTCATGCTTCTCTTTTCTTCTGCTGTGGTTTTGATTTTTGTCTGCTTAATGATTTATGCGCTAAAGGAGCCTGCGAATATGGATCAGGAATGGGGCGGCCCAATGTTTTATGCCGTTAAAAACGGCGATGTTAAAAAGGTACAGAAACTCGCTGCTAAAAAAATCGGTCTTGAGGAAAGAGACCCGGCAGATAATACTACACCTGTGATTCGTTCTGCTGGGCAAGGCGATTGGGACATGGTGGAGATTTTACTCAAAGCTGGCGCCGATCCTTGGGCACAAGATGAAATGGGATACACGACGGGATCAAGTGCTTTTTTTAACCGCGATAAATATTTCCCTGGCCATGATCAAATGCTGCACTATCGGAATGTAAAAAAAATCCTGCTCAAAATAGGCTATCCTGTCAATCCAACCCCAAGTCCTAAAAAAATCAGACAATTGGTTAAAGAAGGTAAATGGCCGCCTGAAGGTGTCAAGTTAAGTGCTGAAGGTATGGATGGTAATCAGCTTAAAATGTCTGATTTTACGGAAGCAGAGCAAAAACTCATTGAGCCTCATCCGGGAGAAGTCGTTTATGGACGCGATGCTCATGGGAACCTGATTTATCAGAAAGGTTCTTATGATGGTAAAAACTGA
- the nfsB gene encoding oxygen-insensitive NAD(P)H nitroreductase: protein MNIENIVESRYTTKAFDPQKKISNEEILKLKKLLRLTPSSCNLQPWHFIFATSKEGKEKISKSMDRVFPENVDRVMNAALVIVFCTKLKVDENYLTLLFDQEEKDGRFRSHESRIKGQKFRQNYVDNHANQLEWYKQQAYIALGAFLVEAKALGIDACPIGGFSREKLNDLLSLEDKGLTSTVVVSLGHHSEQDFNKHLNKSRLNLDLLFTDI from the coding sequence ATGAATATCGAAAATATTGTTGAAAGTCGCTATACGACGAAAGCTTTTGATCCTCAAAAGAAAATTTCAAATGAGGAAATTTTAAAATTAAAAAAACTGCTACGCCTGACTCCCTCTTCTTGTAACTTACAGCCTTGGCACTTTATTTTTGCTACGAGCAAAGAAGGAAAAGAAAAAATTTCCAAATCAATGGATAGAGTTTTTCCTGAAAATGTAGACAGAGTCATGAATGCCGCTCTTGTTATTGTGTTTTGTACTAAACTCAAAGTAGATGAAAATTATCTCACTTTACTTTTTGATCAAGAAGAAAAAGACGGGCGTTTTAGAAGCCATGAATCCCGAATTAAGGGGCAAAAATTCCGTCAAAATTATGTTGATAATCACGCCAATCAGCTAGAATGGTATAAACAGCAAGCTTATATTGCTCTCGGTGCCTTTCTTGTTGAGGCGAAAGCACTTGGTATTGATGCTTGCCCAATCGGAGGGTTTTCACGAGAAAAACTTAATGATCTCCTTTCCTTAGAAGATAAAGGACTTACTAGTACGGTGGTTGTTTCATTAGGACATCACAGTGAACAGGATTTTAACAAACACTTAAACAAATCTCGCCTTAATCTAGATCTTCTTTTTACGGATATTTAA
- a CDS encoding phenylalanine aminomutase (D-beta-phenylalanine forming), whose translation MMTKNTLLLEIEKDITPEELIAFAEERKYVKASENVKKTVQKSRIFLEKHVKDGTVIYGVNTGMGGFVHKLVSIEKAPEQQKNLIQAVATNVGPLLPPRLARATMLARIISLSRGCSAISLENFNRFIAIYNAGIIPEIPSKGSLGTSGDLGPLAAMAAMLTGSAPFVLLNGKRLPTKEAFSTLKLEPLTLSYKEGLALINGTSCMTAFAAENILSANALLENYVAISGLSFEAFRACIRPFHPDLHKLKPHQGQRHIAGLLWKYIKDSSLTVDDTHLSKELANYPAGKEPPEDIAIEDAYSIRCTPQILGPVWDTVKFTYNIIHNEINASSDNPLVTPENGEIFHNGHFHGQYISAAMDYLAIAVTTLCNLSDRRADRFLTKANNKGLPAFLCAKDGGFHFGLMGGQFMGASLTAENRSLTSPVSIQTLSTTGDFQDVVSFGLVAARKTQEIIQNARYIIAFELICAAQAAEFRGIEKLSQNGSEWFRKTRELVPFIEEDISLTPYIEAIAEKILSC comes from the coding sequence ATGATGACGAAAAATACTCTTCTCCTTGAAATAGAAAAAGACATAACACCCGAAGAACTCATCGCCTTTGCCGAAGAAAGAAAATACGTCAAAGCCTCGGAAAATGTTAAAAAAACAGTTCAAAAATCAAGAATATTTTTGGAAAAACACGTTAAGGACGGAACTGTTATTTACGGTGTGAATACAGGGATGGGCGGATTTGTGCATAAACTGGTTTCCATTGAAAAGGCGCCAGAACAGCAGAAAAATCTTATCCAAGCCGTTGCAACAAATGTTGGTCCTCTTCTGCCTCCCAGACTCGCCCGTGCGACAATGTTGGCACGCATTATTTCCTTATCACGCGGATGCTCTGCAATTTCTTTGGAAAATTTCAACCGTTTTATTGCAATCTATAATGCAGGAATCATTCCTGAAATTCCTTCTAAAGGATCTTTAGGCACGAGTGGAGATCTTGGTCCTCTAGCAGCGATGGCAGCAATGCTGACGGGAAGTGCCCCTTTTGTCCTTCTAAATGGAAAACGTCTCCCTACGAAAGAAGCTTTTTCAACTTTAAAACTTGAACCTCTAACTCTTTCCTATAAGGAAGGACTTGCCCTTATCAATGGCACATCCTGCATGACAGCTTTTGCTGCGGAAAACATTCTTTCTGCCAATGCTCTGCTGGAAAATTACGTTGCGATTTCGGGTCTTTCTTTTGAGGCTTTTCGTGCCTGTATCCGTCCATTTCATCCAGATTTACATAAATTAAAGCCCCATCAGGGACAGCGTCATATTGCTGGTCTCCTATGGAAATATATCAAAGACAGCTCCCTCACAGTTGATGATACCCATCTTTCTAAAGAATTGGCGAATTATCCTGCTGGCAAAGAGCCGCCAGAAGATATTGCGATTGAGGATGCTTATTCGATAAGATGCACTCCTCAAATTCTCGGACCTGTTTGGGATACAGTCAAATTTACCTATAATATCATTCACAATGAAATAAATGCCTCCAGTGATAACCCTCTCGTTACCCCTGAAAATGGAGAAATTTTCCATAATGGCCATTTTCACGGGCAATATATTTCTGCAGCTATGGATTATTTAGCGATTGCGGTAACAACCTTATGCAATTTGTCAGATAGGCGTGCTGACCGCTTCTTAACCAAAGCCAATAATAAAGGGCTTCCTGCTTTTCTTTGCGCAAAAGACGGAGGATTCCATTTTGGACTTATGGGGGGGCAGTTTATGGGAGCATCCCTAACAGCCGAAAATCGCTCTCTTACTTCGCCCGTCTCAATCCAGACATTATCGACAACAGGTGATTTTCAGGATGTTGTTTCTTTCGGGCTTGTCGCAGCACGAAAGACACAGGAAATCATACAAAATGCCCGTTATATTATAGCATTTGAGCTTATCTGCGCAGCACAGGCTGCTGAATTTAGAGGGATTGAAAAACTCAGCCAGAATGGAAGTGAATGGTTTAGGAAAACACGTGAACTCGTTCCTTTCATTGAAGAGGATATCTCTCTTACCCCTTATATTGAGGCAATCGCCGAGAAAATACTGAGCTGTTAA
- a CDS encoding DUF1738 domain-containing protein codes for MAEKIDYRHAEYRSAFLRLNPIKGDFDVAHLKAIHSDIFQRSPILSPGQFRSDARGDWRKQREFETIKDLFPWVAYSPMDQPSQDKLSSILEKANPKELSKLNKEQFTKEMASLYANLDYIHPFLDGNTRTLRIFTQQLSQEAGYDLRWERFNRIADRRGRDILYIARDMAVNEIALPNIRFDETRTFVQGSMDYFKENGHTSLEKLLGSVITPYQLHREIEHLLFPLEQEETPKSERESIIEKLQDQYGIHLKSENSRTLTFSQTYGANLVDLKIPNDLSALKYELQKRDLQVEQRNKEYEASLEKSEGKTPMPITSSPKATFAEKFATKVIEQLENGTAPWLKPWEAGALESPYNPVTNHQYSGMNNLWLQMAGREDPRWMTYKQAKETGAQVRRGEKSLELIRIIYDKEVLKKDENGKIIKGEDGKALKETVPLDRPIPITFNVFNAEQIDGLPELERPIPDPDKVFKANARGEAILKASGAEIEHKPSARAFYSPLQDTIILPQKEQFHSESGYYATALHELGHWTGHESRLNRDIKNPFGSIAYAQEELRAEIGSMMLAMELGTGFQPSIQLKNGQTADNHLSYIQSWVSALKNDPEEIIKASRDASKIKDFVMGFEKQMEQENLQESTHTEERSEALEAFERISLKITKENIEQYIPQHAEELADAFNERIENPPSPDHFTYDPTEEDIYNSQVILFARTLDPEQDFLKAKDGFDPQNGSYGYQIASRFNENYLSALAEHLDQKIAARETRYSALREALPSLELDNASFIEAEIKDVEYGFSHNKTFTAETTKDNTPDVQSFADQRKKEMTESAEERLEKLNDARRADTEKTQDLYNRSGGSPYVGGGLTASQARRNIRGELSAQEREDAFNRELDRHLALQTETKNETKISDKPVYISVPYKERKEAKKAGAQWSAKEKSWFIPKGHSSEGFEKWLNPQEKKPAPIIENIEDAFYDALREQGLKAVTPIRDGEMHSIATEKNKGSEKSGYYIIHENNGHPLAYIGNHQTGSAKAYPLSGVQTKMSASEIEAQKLLMAQRQKDREEKRLQAQEKTAKEVSSAFLSLKEIQSPTPYMQAKGLSLSSANGLKTDQHGNTIVPMMDISGKQWNQQTIYTDGSKRFAKDGKKEGTFFPLSGLDSLKTAPAIIIAEGLATGASIHEAQTGGSVVVAFDSGQLLSVAKAIHKAYPEQPILIAADDDRHCLMTNGHNVGKEKAFAAAKEVGARVVMPVFLEEDKHWPDNIPKFTKEEWRKNSLTEAQKEAHNTYKKLSDFNDLAQKTRLGKTILKNQFRGELAVIAKNKEKTKEQQRTKILEQSKAQARTSREQLQEQSRSKPSRSNERGMER; via the coding sequence ATGGCCGAAAAGATTGATTACAGACATGCCGAATATAGAAGCGCCTTCTTACGTCTCAATCCAATTAAGGGCGACTTTGATGTCGCCCATCTCAAAGCCATTCATAGCGATATTTTCCAACGCTCTCCAATTTTAAGTCCTGGACAATTTCGCTCTGACGCTCGTGGAGACTGGCGCAAACAAAGAGAGTTTGAAACCATTAAAGACCTTTTTCCTTGGGTTGCCTACTCTCCTATGGATCAGCCTTCCCAAGACAAACTCTCCAGTATTTTAGAAAAAGCAAATCCAAAAGAACTTTCAAAACTCAATAAAGAGCAATTCACAAAAGAAATGGCTTCTTTATATGCCAATCTGGACTATATCCACCCCTTTCTTGACGGAAATACACGCACCTTAAGAATCTTCACACAGCAGCTCTCTCAAGAAGCAGGTTATGATTTACGATGGGAACGCTTTAACCGCATAGCAGACAGGCGAGGTAGAGATATTCTCTATATAGCCCGTGATATGGCCGTAAATGAAATCGCCCTACCCAACATTCGCTTTGACGAAACAAGAACATTTGTCCAGGGAAGCATGGATTATTTCAAAGAAAATGGCCACACAAGCTTAGAAAAGCTTCTTGGCTCTGTCATTACACCTTATCAACTTCATCGAGAAATTGAACATCTCTTATTCCCTCTTGAACAAGAAGAAACGCCGAAGAGTGAACGTGAGAGCATCATTGAAAAGCTCCAAGACCAATACGGTATTCACTTAAAATCAGAAAACAGCAGAACGCTTACTTTTTCCCAAACATACGGCGCAAATCTTGTTGATTTAAAAATTCCAAACGATCTTTCTGCTCTGAAATACGAACTCCAAAAACGAGATTTGCAGGTTGAACAAAGGAATAAAGAATACGAAGCCTCTCTTGAAAAAAGTGAAGGAAAAACGCCCATGCCAATAACCTCTTCCCCGAAAGCCACTTTTGCCGAAAAATTTGCAACAAAAGTCATTGAACAATTAGAAAATGGAACAGCCCCTTGGCTAAAGCCATGGGAAGCAGGCGCACTGGAATCTCCGTATAATCCTGTCACTAATCATCAATATAGCGGCATGAATAACTTATGGCTTCAAATGGCAGGACGAGAAGATCCCCGTTGGATGACATATAAGCAAGCCAAAGAAACTGGCGCTCAAGTTCGCAGGGGAGAAAAATCTCTTGAACTTATCCGCATCATTTATGACAAAGAAGTTCTTAAAAAAGATGAAAATGGCAAAATTATTAAAGGCGAAGATGGTAAAGCTCTAAAAGAAACTGTTCCTTTAGACCGCCCTATTCCAATAACCTTTAATGTCTTTAATGCAGAACAAATAGATGGACTTCCTGAGCTAGAAAGACCTATTCCAGATCCAGACAAGGTGTTTAAAGCCAATGCTCGAGGCGAAGCTATTTTAAAAGCGTCTGGCGCTGAAATTGAACACAAGCCCAGTGCACGTGCTTTTTATTCTCCACTTCAAGATACAATCATTCTACCTCAAAAAGAGCAATTTCATTCAGAAAGCGGTTACTACGCCACGGCACTCCATGAGCTTGGACACTGGACTGGGCACGAAAGCCGTCTAAACAGAGATATAAAAAATCCTTTTGGATCCATCGCATACGCTCAAGAAGAACTCAGAGCTGAAATCGGCTCTATGATGCTTGCAATGGAGCTGGGCACAGGTTTTCAACCATCCATTCAGCTTAAAAACGGCCAAACAGCTGACAATCATCTTTCTTATATCCAAAGCTGGGTATCTGCCCTCAAGAATGATCCCGAAGAGATTATTAAAGCGTCCAGAGATGCCTCCAAAATCAAAGATTTTGTGATGGGATTTGAGAAGCAAATGGAGCAAGAAAATCTTCAAGAAAGCACTCACACAGAAGAACGTTCAGAAGCCCTAGAAGCTTTTGAAAGAATTTCCCTGAAAATCACAAAAGAAAATATTGAACAATATATTCCTCAGCACGCAGAGGAATTAGCGGATGCCTTCAATGAAAGAATAGAAAATCCACCTTCTCCAGATCATTTCACGTATGATCCGACTGAAGAAGATATATACAACAGCCAAGTGATACTTTTTGCTAGAACACTTGATCCTGAACAAGATTTCCTTAAAGCAAAGGACGGCTTCGACCCTCAAAATGGATCTTATGGCTATCAAATTGCGTCTCGGTTTAATGAGAATTATCTGTCCGCATTAGCAGAACATTTAGATCAGAAAATTGCCGCAAGAGAAACACGCTATTCTGCTCTTAGAGAAGCTCTTCCTTCTCTTGAATTAGACAATGCCAGCTTCATTGAAGCTGAAATTAAAGATGTTGAATATGGTTTCAGCCATAACAAAACATTTACGGCCGAAACAACCAAAGATAATACGCCAGATGTCCAAAGCTTTGCGGATCAGCGCAAAAAAGAAATGACAGAAAGCGCTGAAGAGCGTCTTGAAAAACTCAATGACGCCAGGAGAGCTGATACAGAAAAAACCCAAGACCTCTACAATAGAAGCGGTGGAAGCCCTTATGTCGGCGGTGGTTTAACGGCCTCTCAAGCAAGAAGGAATATTAGGGGTGAACTTTCAGCACAAGAAAGAGAAGATGCTTTCAATAGAGAACTAGACCGTCATCTTGCGCTTCAAACAGAGACAAAAAACGAAACAAAAATCTCTGACAAACCAGTTTATATCTCTGTCCCCTATAAGGAGCGCAAAGAGGCTAAAAAAGCAGGCGCTCAATGGAGCGCCAAAGAGAAATCTTGGTTTATTCCCAAAGGCCATTCCAGCGAAGGCTTCGAAAAATGGCTTAATCCTCAAGAGAAAAAACCAGCACCCATCATCGAAAATATTGAAGATGCTTTTTATGATGCTCTCAGAGAGCAAGGCCTAAAAGCCGTAACACCTATTCGAGATGGTGAAATGCATTCCATCGCAACAGAAAAGAACAAAGGAAGTGAAAAATCAGGCTATTACATTATTCACGAAAATAACGGTCATCCACTTGCTTATATTGGCAATCACCAAACAGGCTCAGCCAAGGCTTATCCTTTAAGCGGCGTTCAAACAAAGATGTCTGCATCAGAAATAGAAGCCCAAAAGCTGCTCATGGCGCAACGCCAGAAAGACAGAGAAGAAAAACGTCTGCAAGCGCAGGAAAAAACGGCAAAAGAAGTTTCCTCAGCCTTTCTCTCTCTCAAAGAAATCCAATCTCCAACGCCTTATATGCAAGCAAAAGGTCTCTCCCTTTCATCGGCCAATGGATTAAAAACAGATCAACATGGAAATACCATTGTCCCTATGATGGATATTTCGGGCAAACAGTGGAATCAACAAACCATCTACACAGATGGAAGCAAACGCTTTGCAAAAGATGGCAAAAAGGAAGGAACTTTCTTCCCTCTTTCTGGCCTTGATAGTCTTAAAACAGCGCCAGCAATTATCATTGCTGAAGGATTGGCGACAGGGGCTTCAATCCACGAAGCCCAAACGGGCGGATCTGTTGTCGTTGCTTTTGATTCAGGACAACTTCTTTCTGTTGCTAAAGCCATTCACAAAGCTTATCCCGAACAACCTATTTTGATTGCCGCAGACGATGACCGACATTGCCTTATGACAAACGGCCACAATGTCGGAAAAGAAAAAGCCTTTGCAGCGGCCAAAGAAGTTGGCGCTAGAGTGGTGATGCCAGTTTTCTTGGAAGAAGATAAACATTGGCCTGACAATATTCCAAAATTCACAAAAGAAGAATGGCGTAAAAACAGCCTCACAGAAGCACAAAAAGAAGCCCATAACACTTACAAGAAACTTAGTGATTTTAATGATCTCGCACAAAAAACACGCTTAGGTAAAACAATCCTCAAAAACCAATTTAGAGGAGAATTAGCCGTGATTGCCAAAAACAAAGAAAAGACAAAGGAACAGCAAAGAACAAAAATTCTAGAGCAATCAAAAGCACAGGCGAGAACATCACGTGAACAACTACAAGAACAATCCCGTTCAAAGCCAAGCCGTTCTAACGAGCGCGGCATGGAAAGATGA
- the topB gene encoding DNA topoisomerase III produces MRLFIAEKPSVAKAISESLGIVKRDKGFITCKNGDLVTWCVGHVLEQAEPDAYTSDDIPKTKSGKKLWREEDLPIIPEKWLLEVKKETKDQVKVIQSLLKQASVVINAGDPDREGQLLIDEVLDYFHFKGETLRYWASAQDEASVQKALSALKPNKAFEKFGLAARARSKADWLYGMNLSRAYTLASKRTGAPVLLSVGRVQSAVLNLIVTRDKQIKNFRPKNYFRIIAEINHKNGSFIASWKPTEEQNGLDEENRLLDEKIADALLAKIQNKTGEITSFEEKAGKLEPPLCLDLGSLQIKANAKYGFSSEEVLNICQSLYEIHKLTSYPRSDCGYLPEDQFKEAPEVLSSLSKNYPALSSLIAKANTALKSKVWNDKKITAHHGIIPTKKIGDLSQLSDKEIKIYDLICRTYLAQFFSAQTFQNTKIDISISEEKFTAQGKTITSKGWTEILSTEKEENSKEGEEDKEQTLPKVAQNDPILCQKSEKKSLQTKPPRPFTEGTVISAMINVHKFIDDPKQQKILKDGEGIGTPATRASILSELKKKEYIEEKGKNLLSTKLGQELIDCLNPKIKSPVMTAVFERFLKQIEDGSMTEEAFITLSSKEVTLEVARLKDPKINLHITAPSPKITGKISSKYKCPKCRSPLSRRASKNKKGTYWWGCTNYPTCKETFFDEKGKPVAPKKKA; encoded by the coding sequence ATACGCCTTTTTATTGCTGAGAAACCTTCTGTTGCTAAAGCCATTTCTGAAAGTCTCGGCATTGTTAAAAGAGACAAAGGTTTTATCACTTGTAAGAATGGTGATTTGGTAACATGGTGTGTCGGGCATGTTCTAGAACAGGCAGAACCTGATGCTTACACATCGGATGATATTCCCAAAACAAAATCAGGCAAAAAGCTCTGGCGAGAAGAAGATCTCCCAATCATTCCAGAAAAATGGCTTTTAGAAGTTAAGAAAGAGACAAAAGATCAAGTCAAAGTGATCCAGTCCCTTTTGAAACAAGCTTCTGTTGTTATCAATGCAGGTGATCCTGACCGAGAAGGCCAACTTCTTATTGATGAAGTTCTTGATTATTTCCATTTCAAAGGAGAAACATTGCGCTATTGGGCTTCTGCTCAAGACGAAGCCTCCGTTCAAAAAGCCCTCTCTGCCTTAAAACCCAATAAAGCCTTTGAGAAATTTGGCCTCGCAGCTCGAGCCAGAAGCAAAGCAGATTGGCTCTACGGTATGAATCTTTCAAGAGCTTATACATTAGCCTCTAAACGCACTGGCGCACCTGTCTTGCTTTCTGTTGGCCGAGTGCAAAGCGCTGTTCTTAATTTAATTGTCACGAGAGACAAACAAATTAAAAATTTCAGGCCAAAAAATTACTTTCGTATCATTGCTGAAATAAACCACAAAAACGGCTCATTCATAGCAAGTTGGAAACCAACAGAAGAACAAAACGGCTTAGATGAAGAAAATAGACTATTAGATGAAAAAATTGCTGATGCCTTGCTTGCTAAAATTCAAAACAAAACAGGAGAAATAACGTCTTTTGAAGAAAAAGCAGGCAAATTAGAGCCACCCCTTTGCCTTGACCTTGGTTCACTTCAAATCAAAGCCAATGCCAAATATGGCTTTTCTTCAGAAGAAGTCCTGAATATCTGCCAATCACTTTATGAAATACACAAGCTTACTTCATATCCCAGAAGTGACTGTGGTTACCTTCCAGAAGATCAATTTAAAGAAGCGCCAGAAGTCCTTTCTAGCCTTTCCAAAAACTATCCAGCTTTAAGCAGCCTAATTGCAAAAGCCAATACGGCTTTAAAATCAAAGGTTTGGAACGATAAAAAAATAACCGCTCATCATGGGATTATACCAACAAAGAAAATTGGAGATCTTTCTCAATTATCCGACAAAGAGATTAAAATTTATGATCTTATCTGCCGTACTTACCTAGCGCAGTTTTTTTCTGCCCAAACATTCCAAAATACCAAGATTGATATTTCAATCTCGGAAGAGAAGTTCACAGCACAAGGGAAAACCATTACCTCTAAAGGTTGGACTGAAATTTTAAGTACCGAAAAAGAAGAAAACTCTAAAGAAGGCGAAGAAGACAAAGAGCAAACCTTACCTAAAGTCGCCCAAAACGATCCTATCCTTTGCCAAAAATCCGAGAAAAAATCCCTTCAAACCAAGCCTCCTCGTCCTTTTACAGAAGGCACAGTCATCTCAGCAATGATTAACGTCCACAAATTCATTGATGATCCAAAACAACAGAAAATTCTCAAAGATGGAGAAGGCATTGGTACGCCTGCAACACGAGCTTCCATTCTCTCTGAACTTAAAAAGAAAGAATATATTGAAGAGAAAGGCAAAAATCTTCTGAGTACAAAACTCGGCCAAGAGTTAATTGATTGCTTAAATCCAAAAATAAAAAGCCCTGTTATGACCGCCGTTTTTGAACGATTTTTAAAACAAATCGAAGATGGTTCTATGACAGAAGAAGCTTTTATTACGCTGTCTTCTAAAGAAGTCACTCTCGAAGTGGCACGTTTAAAAGATCCCAAAATCAACCTTCACATAACAGCCCCTAGCCCAAAAATAACGGGGAAAATCTCTTCAAAATATAAATGCCCTAAATGCCGATCTCCTTTGAGCCGCCGCGCCAGCAAAAACAAAAAGGGCACTTATTGGTGGGGATGCACCAATTACCCAACCTGCAAAGAAACTTTTTTTGATGAGAAAGGGAAGCCTGTTGCGCCTAAGAAAAAAGCATAA
- the ssb gene encoding single-stranded DNA-binding protein, producing the protein MAGLNKAQILGKLGSDPEVRMTQTGKKVVNFNLATSDKWTDKETGERKERTEWHSIVIFNEKLGAIAEKYLKKGNSVFVEGKLRKNKWTDDKGIERFNTEIVLDAFSGELILVSGNAKRGKTESEGEEESSSESNVLDPDDFR; encoded by the coding sequence ATGGCAGGTTTAAACAAAGCACAGATTTTAGGAAAATTAGGATCAGATCCAGAAGTCCGTATGACTCAAACGGGCAAGAAAGTTGTCAATTTTAATTTAGCAACTTCTGATAAATGGACGGATAAAGAAACAGGCGAGAGAAAAGAACGCACAGAATGGCACTCTATTGTGATCTTCAATGAAAAGCTTGGAGCGATTGCGGAGAAATATCTTAAAAAGGGCAACTCTGTTTTTGTTGAGGGAAAGCTTCGTAAAAACAAATGGACAGATGACAAAGGCATTGAGCGTTTTAATACAGAAATTGTTTTAGATGCTTTTAGCGGCGAGCTTATTCTGGTTTCCGGGAATGCTAAAAGAGGAAAAACTGAGAGTGAAGGGGAAGAAGAGTCTTCCTCTGAATCTAATGTTCTAGATCCTGATGATTTCAGGTGA